The proteins below come from a single Micromonospora citrea genomic window:
- a CDS encoding DUF4303 domain-containing protein — protein sequence MDWDAFEAAWHDNGCRSLAGLAAAHPDERLYAAAFHLFYSDGVQILPPALAANAEAEVSRDHGYSTRFAPAEWRWDVLDAASDAMRPWYHRLSEEFLGPAGTDADRDAAMETLEAAHDDAMARVCRAMTVTARRGGIHDLLPADFVVVILDGQRGDEEADLIRASVDPLVLATAPGLAGHLRECAEA from the coding sequence GTGGATTGGGACGCCTTCGAGGCGGCGTGGCACGACAACGGATGTCGGAGCCTGGCCGGCCTCGCCGCAGCGCATCCGGACGAGCGGCTGTACGCCGCGGCCTTTCACCTGTTCTACAGCGACGGCGTCCAGATCCTCCCGCCGGCCCTCGCCGCCAACGCCGAGGCCGAGGTGAGCCGGGACCACGGGTACTCGACGCGGTTCGCCCCAGCGGAGTGGCGGTGGGACGTCCTGGACGCCGCAAGCGACGCGATGCGGCCGTGGTACCACCGCCTGAGCGAGGAGTTTCTCGGGCCCGCCGGCACTGATGCCGACCGGGACGCGGCGATGGAGACGCTAGAGGCGGCGCACGATGACGCCATGGCCCGAGTGTGCAGGGCGATGACCGTGACCGCCCGTCGGGGCGGCATCCACGATCTGCTTCCGGCCGACTTCGTCGTCGTCATTCTCGATGGCCAGCGAGGTGACGAGGAGGCCGATCTGATCCGCGCCAGCGTTGATCCACTGGTGCTCGCGACCGCCCCCGGACTGGCCGGGCACCTGCGGGAGTGCGCGGAGGCGTGA
- a CDS encoding HIT family protein, protein MTLTGNGLAQADGCIFCAIVRGEVEASLVHQDDEIVAFMDLHPVTPGHLLVVPRLHAVGLEDLPEDVGGRMWTRAHRLAGALRRSTLRCEGVNMFLADGAAAFQEIFHVHLHVFPRFAGDTFRIDADWRRRERVELDAAAAAVREGVTSAARVGAGPALGQ, encoded by the coding sequence ATGACCTTGACTGGAAACGGGCTCGCCCAGGCAGACGGCTGCATCTTCTGCGCCATCGTGCGAGGTGAAGTGGAAGCAAGCCTGGTCCATCAGGATGACGAGATCGTGGCATTCATGGACTTGCACCCGGTGACTCCGGGGCATCTGCTCGTCGTGCCACGCCTGCACGCCGTTGGCTTGGAAGACTTGCCCGAGGATGTCGGTGGACGGATGTGGACGCGGGCTCACCGGCTCGCCGGAGCGCTTCGCCGTTCCACGCTGCGGTGCGAGGGGGTCAACATGTTCCTCGCCGACGGAGCAGCTGCGTTCCAGGAGATCTTCCATGTGCACCTGCACGTGTTCCCGCGCTTCGCCGGTGACACCTTCCGTATCGACGCGGACTGGCGGCGCAGGGAGCGCGTCGAGCTGGACGCGGCAGCAGCTGCCGTTCGCGAGGGGGTGACCTCTGCCGCTCGTGTGGGGGCCGGGCCCGCCCTGGGCCAGTAG
- a CDS encoding NUDIX domain-containing protein, with the protein MAAGLDRSPDAALREAREETGLTGFTVVRKLGEIEYDISPLRFEIQRRHVFELALRGPTPERWASQEDHDGEQEPTQFECFWIPLRTAHVLQSGQGALVGRLFG; encoded by the coding sequence GTGGCCGCGGGCCTTGATCGCTCGCCGGACGCGGCGCTGCGCGAGGCCCGCGAAGAGACGGGACTGACCGGCTTCACCGTCGTGCGCAAGCTGGGGGAGATCGAGTACGACATCAGCCCGCTCCGCTTCGAGATCCAGCGTCGCCACGTCTTCGAGCTGGCGCTGCGCGGGCCGACGCCTGAGCGATGGGCGAGCCAGGAAGACCACGACGGCGAGCAGGAGCCCACCCAGTTCGAGTGCTTCTGGATACCGTTACGCACGGCGCACGTCCTGCAGTCCGGTCAGGGCGCCCTCGTGGGCCGGTTATTCGGCTGA
- a CDS encoding site-specific integrase: MAAGRAPSPRAARIVRVHLIPHLGQIPLDKLRTGHVRAMFTAIENRNEEIRTAKASTDPGVRATVAGVRPTGPSTRQRIRACLRKAINDALADELIVGSNPAALVKTPASRPLPVVWEDERVRRWGATGEVPGPVMVWTDTQIVRFLDYAAAHAPDLYPMWHYMAYRGPRRGEACGLRDSEVRLDRRETTINNQIATHGYTAVQKPPKSRAGTRDLMLDAETVKVLAAYRVRRAAWQLAAGSSWPDTGLFFVRPDGQPWHPNAVTQRFRRLVRKAGLPPIRLHDLRHGAATVALDAGVDIKVLAEQLGHSTTTLTRDTYQSVTKELGAVSPTVFPAILVSRFQRLGSGR; encoded by the coding sequence GTGGCAGCCGGTCGTGCGCCGTCACCACGGGCGGCCCGGATCGTGCGGGTACACCTCATCCCGCATCTCGGCCAGATCCCGTTGGACAAGCTGCGTACCGGCCACGTCCGTGCCATGTTCACCGCCATCGAGAACCGCAACGAGGAGATCCGTACCGCGAAGGCCAGCACCGATCCCGGAGTCCGCGCCACGGTCGCCGGTGTCCGTCCGACCGGGCCCTCGACCCGTCAGCGCATCCGCGCCTGCCTACGCAAGGCGATCAACGACGCCCTCGCCGACGAACTCATCGTCGGCTCCAACCCCGCGGCGCTGGTCAAGACTCCCGCCAGCCGGCCGCTGCCCGTCGTCTGGGAGGACGAACGGGTACGGCGGTGGGGGGCCACCGGGGAGGTGCCCGGCCCCGTGATGGTGTGGACCGACACGCAGATCGTGCGGTTTCTCGACTACGCAGCCGCTCACGCCCCCGACCTGTACCCGATGTGGCACTACATGGCCTACCGCGGGCCCCGCCGGGGTGAGGCGTGCGGGTTGCGCGACAGCGAGGTCCGCCTCGACCGCCGCGAGACGACGATCAACAACCAGATCGCCACCCACGGCTACACGGCGGTGCAGAAGCCCCCCAAGAGCAGGGCCGGCACCCGCGACCTGATGCTCGACGCCGAGACCGTCAAGGTCCTCGCCGCCTACAGGGTCCGCCGTGCCGCCTGGCAGCTTGCCGCCGGCAGCAGCTGGCCCGACACCGGCCTGTTCTTCGTCCGGCCCGACGGGCAGCCCTGGCACCCCAACGCCGTCACCCAACGCTTCCGCAGGCTCGTCCGCAAGGCTGGGCTGCCTCCGATCCGGCTGCACGACCTCCGCCACGGCGCCGCCACCGTGGCCCTCGATGCCGGTGTCGACATCAAGGTCCTCGCCGAACAACTCGGCCATTCCACCACGACCCTCACCCGGGACACCTACCAGAGCGTCACCAAGGAACTGGGGGCTGTCTCGCCAACGGTGTTTCCGGCGATCTTGGTTAGTAGGTTTCAGCGGCTGGGAAGCGGTCGCTGA
- a CDS encoding abortive infection family protein, with the protein MTIRSLVPLPVRRHFRDLSAGYSTLRLIAGMWEDQGFTPSGDPNDETSERRGFWREFEDNVDWTDPTHVNRVLRVYETLIDAMPPEALVSTRKFMERQGFDVDLEGRISPKSDSALPAAATMPRALTALRDPEMILDSFERINRALPSDPAQAIGSAKELVEATAKTVLEELGISFDGKTAKLPQLIDRAQRELGLHPQTVAPGPDGSQAVKRILGGLSGIALGLGELRNEGWGTGHAARRTGLRPRHGYLAVGAAHTWCQVILDTLADPAAPWRAQAGVTAR; encoded by the coding sequence GTGACGATCCGTAGTCTCGTGCCGCTACCCGTCCGTCGCCACTTTCGCGATCTCAGCGCCGGCTACAGCACCCTCCGGCTGATCGCGGGCATGTGGGAGGACCAAGGGTTCACGCCGTCCGGTGATCCGAACGACGAGACGAGCGAGCGGCGAGGATTCTGGCGTGAGTTCGAGGACAACGTGGACTGGACCGATCCCACCCACGTGAACCGTGTTCTGCGTGTGTACGAGACGCTGATCGACGCGATGCCACCAGAAGCGTTGGTGAGCACCCGCAAGTTCATGGAACGGCAAGGCTTCGACGTCGACCTTGAGGGCAGGATCAGCCCGAAGTCAGACAGCGCCCTCCCCGCTGCGGCGACGATGCCACGGGCGCTGACGGCGCTGCGAGACCCGGAGATGATCCTGGACTCGTTCGAACGAATCAACAGGGCACTCCCGAGCGACCCAGCCCAGGCCATCGGATCCGCGAAGGAACTGGTCGAGGCAACCGCAAAAACCGTGCTCGAAGAGCTGGGCATCTCGTTCGACGGCAAGACCGCTAAGCTGCCTCAGCTCATCGACAGGGCACAGCGCGAACTCGGGCTTCACCCGCAGACCGTCGCACCGGGGCCGGATGGCAGCCAGGCTGTCAAGCGCATCCTCGGCGGGCTGTCGGGCATCGCGCTCGGCCTCGGTGAACTGCGCAACGAGGGCTGGGGCACCGGCCACGCCGCACGCCGCACAGGGCTGCGTCCTCGTCACGGTTACCTCGCGGTCGGAGCGGCGCACACCTGGTGCCAGGTCATCCTCGACACGCTCGCCGATCCGGCCGCACCTTGGCGGGCGCAGGCAGGCGTCACGGCAAGGTGA
- a CDS encoding integrase, with the protein MHDRRGLKHRAAAESRVVPIPPELVGILRRHVDRFGVVDDGRLFPSSKGNVVAASTYSRVWKAARELAPTPVQVASPLAGRPYDLRHAAVSLRLTSGVPATDVAARARHSVDVLLKVYAKCIDGQEATVNQRIEDALGGSGA; encoded by the coding sequence GTGCACGACCGGCGCGGGCTGAAGCACCGGGCGGCAGCGGAATCCCGGGTCGTGCCGATCCCGCCGGAGCTGGTGGGCATCCTGCGGCGGCATGTCGACCGGTTCGGCGTCGTCGATGACGGTCGGCTGTTCCCCAGCAGCAAGGGAAACGTGGTGGCAGCGTCGACGTACTCGCGGGTGTGGAAGGCAGCGCGGGAGCTGGCGCCGACTCCGGTGCAGGTGGCGTCCCCGCTGGCCGGGCGGCCGTACGACCTGCGCCACGCGGCGGTGTCGCTGCGGCTGACCTCCGGTGTTCCGGCAACCGACGTCGCCGCCCGCGCGAGGCACTCCGTGGACGTGCTGCTGAAGGTGTACGCCAAGTGCATCGACGGCCAGGAGGCGACGGTGAACCAGCGGATCGAGGACGCGTTGGGCGGCTCGGGTGCGTAG